gagggcgatcgaggAGGCGGACCATCCCGAGGCGTATCGTGGccccgcgcacctcgcgatcctccttcgcgagccttctcgtggcatagccaacctgccatgggcttctcgcctggtcgtggactgcgattggctgaggcgcttcctgcgctcttctCCTGAGGTCAGGCTGGtcccaggccgggcttctgacgcggcgtgcccggccgtcgcgagggcgccagcccccagcccctatCTCGGAGGGGGAGCGCTGACCTGCAGCCCCcgacgcttgcttggggcagatgatggtgtggaagacgtgcttgagcacgctcgggagcgtcgcgctctccgccaaggattcctttgAAGGGCGACTAAcgcagtgagcctgcttggtgaggagcttgctaaTGAAGACAcgcgccttgaggccgaaggcctgcgcctggctgcagagaggcgcgagctggagggcgccatcgcccttgcacgCCGTCAGCGCGACCTTGATGAAGCAGAGGCCAAggcatcgttggtggcctctcaaGAGGCCCGATCTCGGGCTGCTGAGGAAGCTCGGGAGGCTGACCGGCGGCGAACGACTgcagaggagcgggctcgggagctcctggcctggtgccactcgctggaggagcaggtggagctgcgcgaggcagccctcgtgTCGATGAGGGTGGTCTCCAGCGactcggcggagctccagaagcatgaggaggcgctgacgctggaagccgccgaacgtacccgcgagtacgagcatctggagacgagggagcgcttggtgacgcaggcggaggacgatgtcgctGCAGAGGAAGCCcatgtcctggaggaggtcggacgtcgggtggcgatggcgcgtttgaacctcgagcacgagttcgaggagaagctggggttgatccgggccgaagccgaaggcaggactgctgccctgagggccaagctggaggaggtgacgtggcgggccgatgcttcccgggccgcccttgaggtggcgcaaggtgggctaaccacctcccaggctgaggtgctccttcttcgccagcgggtggaggaggctgaggccgtcgcgcgccagaacgcggacgagatacgtcagcggcggctcctggagcatgagcacggccccatgctgaCCACGCTCCGGGAGAGGGCCAACACgcccttgggcaacatctgcgaggagaCCATTGGCGAGCCGCACGCGGTTAACTACACGGGCAATCTTCAATTCTTTACGGACATGGTGACgtagctggaggcgcggtcgatcagggctgacaggttggtggaggagaggagccgcgccttGCTGAGGCGCGCCTTTTCtcatgtcttcagccatctccggagcatggatccccactttgattttgactccgccatcgccccagtcccccaggccgtccgaggtgagttggcgcactgggtggaagaccatGTGgaggctcttatcagggccttcgcctcGGACAACGACGACGCGATcgtggcggccggcgagggcggcgtgaTGGGCGGACCTGACGCCGCTGCTGGCAACGCGGGCAGCGGGGGCGAGTTCAGCGATGCCAGCAACGGTCCCGATGGCGCTCCTGAGGACGTATTGGGAGATTCATCCGACTAATTGCGCATTGTTCCTGCTTATCCTGTATGAATAggactcaggttttggcctgatagctgtgagagcattttggagggggagcccctcatgtaaaacttgtgctTATCATATCAGTAGaagctacattgcccatgcgcccgcgccaagtggttggcttaagtgacgcgctggtcggctaatttacctttgtcccgtgctagCCCTGGGGCAGCCCACAGGAGGCTGCGGAGCTGGGAGCATTTCCTGATTGAATCCGTCGGACCTGCAGTAAGACGCCCTCTTGAGAGGACgtggcggcggcagtctgggctgcgtgcgagctaggcctgacccggctcgtgaggggctcacgaggggaggcagctgaggcgaagcggtaaccgaaacgcgagaaattgcttgaacgagactaagcaccccttccccgaacacacgcaaatctcaaattcgaatccaacttgaacccAGCGGGGGAAAGTGGAAACCAAAGGGAAGAGCaacaaaagcaaacaaaaggccgcgtccggcacctagtctagtcttggacgtcttctcaccagcgcggagctaagtgctgccactgggcgtgggagggagcccaagggcctgaggccggcacccctgagactccggggcatgtacagccccactcattattacgtgagagtgtcatggggcggcgagcttcacaggcactgggccttcttcataggtactggccttgcttcatatcgccagatgagggcccggccttgcgccacactctagtgccatcagcaacgaccggaaaccaggacgccgcccgatggggtagagcggtcgccagcggttcccccgacaacCACGGGTCCTCCgtcgggggcaggccctggggcgcctccccagcggagggcctacctgctgagaacgccttgctccggACACCGCGGTGGCGATGTCGGATCCCTGcctctctcctgcagccccctgcgccctcctcccgaggggtaggaggctgtgggagcggggcagctgctcgctgcagcgacctgcacctcctgtgatccatggttagcgtatacctactcctgaagaattagcggtgcccgatagtcgctgcctccagcgtggccagtggggccgtcccggggctcctggaaaggctcagcttctagtgcctcgtccccccagcttgggctgaggagcgagccttgtccgttctcgtgagggtgtccttggtccatcatgaggggcacgtattcctccggcgccgtcatcccgaatgccacgccctaatgccccgcatgccacgcggtcctgcctgacgtgcccaccgtggggtggcagcgcggccGCCCACTGGGGCCACAGGTCGCGTTGAGTCCTTCTTCTTCACGGACcgggggcgggggcagcgccgccgccggtccggcgcTGACAGCCTCGCTGGCGTCGGAGTAGCCCTGGAGCCCGCGGGTGCATGCGGGGCCCCCGCGTGggtcgccctgggcttgagatgggagctgggtggataaggggtgagcccccgaggtggcgaagcccaggagctctgccactcgctccagcagcacgtcgtggccgccctccagcagtctgcactgcagcagctctcgagccaccgtgagtgcggctctcgagttcgcctgctcccggcgggtgtacggtgtcgtggtcgcggcgtgattggaggccctcgCTACCGACCGCGCCTGCCGTGGTGTAAGAgttgtcgaagcctgtccgcgtcgcccgcggcccgcagcgccctacgGACCACGAggtgcctggggcacggggtcgcccgaggcgagcggttcTGCGCGGGCATGCCACACAGCCCATGGGTCTGGGTTGCCCTCCTGGTCGCtgggcatggtgatgacgacgcgacggggcacagagcggtggaagacgaattccggcgcacccctacctagtgcgccaaatgtaggatttcgggttctggcagacccttgaggtttgaacactggggtgcgcgcggagatttcgcctcctacctccccgcacccctccgccacgctaggatcaaagctacgaaaagaacaacacaagggacatagggtttatactggttcgggccaccgttgtggtgtaataccctactccagtgtgtggtgtggtggattgcctcttgggctgatgataatgGATAGTAcacggaagaacagcctcgcgagggtctgttcttggctggggtgatgaactactgggagaagttcaaccacctttctctatctctctctctctctctctctctctctctctctaccacctctctacttgtcgagcccttggaggagactgagccCAACCCTTTGCTacgcgggtggctggtcctatttatagtggccctggtcctctccccaaatattgagcgggaagggagccaacaatggcgggctaatttgaagggggacagcaagtatcaactatcctgacaaaagttgtctttgcctgcgcaaagctgtggtgatgacgccgtcttgggctccatggtgacctccttctcgtagtcctcctggtcttggtctcgttgcaccgaaatgacaacctttgcctgatgcctcggtactccgcggctgcgcttgccccctttgcaccaaagaggaaaggaggacgctgcgcgggctggcacccgcctggcgccctgagtcgtcatggcttgcgtcacgggcacctcgcgaggtaccccaccttgatctctccgcctcctcgtgagccagcctgacgaggccgtgcccgaggaagctccgtgtcatccgccccgcgaggtttggcccctcgcgagggtcttgagtttgtgttggtgaagatgggccgtgctgggcccccctttgagccacgccgcaggccgcaggcaggcaagtctggggacccccgttcccagaacgccgatagaagctttgtgaaggaagtacaagctaggattATCCAAATGGTATAAAAAAATTTACAGTGCTTTACTATGCCCAAATTACCATACTCCACAAAATTTAAGCTCAATCCAATTATCCATTTGAGCCCAGCTTCACCATCCATATTTCCGCCCGATGTGGTACttttcaaagcaagtgccatcCAAAttcctccatttgagctgaaaatttTCCAAGACAGTCTccctagtagatgatcatcctcagccaagaCTCAGGCGCAGTGGCCTTGtgaatttcccgtaccgctaatcaaacacttggctgctaattcctgtttgagcatagttcggtctcctcgtgagattcttctgttgttaTTTTATTCCTAGCATCTACCTGTGGAGTGCCcaacctactagacatgcctaggctgcccaaaacgcatggcaacgccacaggcatgcggtgaccacgcgacgggcatgcgagtctacgcgctttggagttggggccctaggccaccatccaaacctcgatgtatcaccACCGAACCATGTATTTAggcttaaatagatacttatgtacctagaaatgatttttggaaaaaataaagagcaaactatgaggcggctccagttcaaattttacccgcttcctactaaatcggtggaaatttgtctttttcacgagaggtggatcgaaacttttgacacccaaccattttgtcaattgtgaattatatatggcctagtattttataaaaatgatttggtccaatattgcaacaaatatatggtaggtccttcacaaaaaaactcattacgggcattcgaaaaatggaaaatgaattttccgtgcaatgaAAATGAAAATTCCCTTAGGccacattgtttggaattccaagatgcatccttgtgcacaatatgagatcatttgaacaaactatgccatgaatgtggccataagattgatcatttggcttgaaagccatgaatcttcacgcatgatagctcatttctgagaacactttttaaaaataattgccgtattacaagtttattatttttcgtggaagcttggtcacatatgatgacacaatgcgaaggttttccaattttgtgattttttttgaaatttttatgcccgtttcaaaatgcagtcaaaacgacgggcttcaccgttcctagctagtggttgaatcttggatttttttatgtttctcttattaaatagatacttatgtacctagaaatgatttttggaaaaaaataaagagcaaactatgaggcagctacagttcaaatttgacccgcttcctatcgaatcagcggaaatttgtctttttcatcagagatggatcaaagcttctgacacccaacaattttgtcaattgtgcattaaatatggcctagtattttagaaaatcgatttggtccaattttgcaataaatatatggtaggtccttcacaaaaaactcatttcgggcactcggaaaatggaaaatgaattttccatgcaaagaaaatgaaaactcccttaggcaacattgtttggaatttcaagatgcacccttgtgcacaatatgagatcatttgaacaaactatcccatgaatgtggccataagattgatcatttggcttgaaagccatgaatcttcacgcgtgatagctcatttctgagaacatttttttaaaataattgatgtattacaagtttattatttttcctggaaacttgttcacatataatgacacaatgcgaaagtttttccagttttttatttattttcattttttatgcccgtttcaaaatgcggtcaaaacgacgggcttgaccgttcctagctagtggttgaatcttggaaaaaaatgatgtttctatgattaaatagatatttatgtacctagaaatgatttttggaaaaaataaatagcaaactatgaggcaactacagttcaaatttgacccgcttcctactgaatcggcaaaaaaatgtctttttcactagaggtggatcaaagtttttgacacccaacaattttgtcaattgtgcattaaatatggcctagtattttagaaaattaatttggtccaattttgcaacaaatatatggtagatccttcacaaaaaaaactcatttcgggcactcggaaaatggaacatgaattttccatgcaaagaaaatgaaaactccattaggcaacattgtttggaattccaagatgcacctttgtgcacaatatgagatcatttgaaacaaactatgccatgaatgtggccataagattgatcatttgacttgaaagccatgaatcttcacgcatgatagctcatttctaagaacactttttaaaaataattgccatattacaagtttattatttttcctggaaacttggtcacgtATAATTACACAATGCAagggttttccaattttttgattttttttgaattttttatgcccgtttcaaaatgcggtcaaaatggcgggcttgaacgttcctatctagtggttgaatcttggaaaacttttgatgtttctatgattaaatagatacttatgtgcatagaaatgatttttgaaaaaaataaatagcaaactatgaggcaggtgcagttcaaatttgacccgcttcctgctgaatcagcaaaaatttgtctttttcatgagaggtggatcaaagcttttgacacccaaccatttgataaattttgaattaaatatgtcctattgttttagaaaaatgttttgatccaattttgcaacaattatttggtaggtcattcacaaaaagcctcattttgggcactcagaaaatgattaaaaatagttAGAAAGATAAAAATGCATGCAAATTGGCGATGATCCAAAAAATGTGGTCTAACTTGAGAGAAAGATTTAGTTGTGctgttttgcaaaatatttttgatagatGCTTCATAAAACACCCATAGTTTTAGTACTTAGAAACTATTTTAAACTATAAATTTTCTGAACCAATCAGGGCTCTTCCCATGGATCACCCCCCTTAGCCAATATGAACCGTCCGTTCTAGCCGATCTAAACCGTCCATCTCTTTGTAGCCCAATCCAAACCCTAGCAGCCCGCGcccgcctctctctcctcctcttCGCCACCTCTCTCTTTCCCCTGCTCCCCAACGACGCGGGCGGGCGCGCGGGCCTCGACCCTTGGGGCTCGTCCAAGTGGCGGGCGACCGGTGGTGGCGGCACCAGCATCGTCGCGAGGGGGCCGGAGGAGGCATCTTCCGTGATGGCGGAGGTGGTTGGCATGTCAACCACCGCTGATTAACCTCTCCATGCTTGTCGTTGTGTGTGAAGGCGAGGCAGGCACTGAAGGCGCTCCGCGGGCTGGTGAAGCTCTAGGCGCTAGTCCGCGGCAACATCGTCCGGCGGCAGGCGGCCGAGACGCACGGGTGCATGCAGGCGCTCGTCAGCGTGCAGTCCCGTGCGCGCGCCAGCCGCGCCACCCGCTCCTGCCAGGCCGCATCACACCCGGTAATTTCAAACACCCGCCATTTCTCGCCAAGTGCATGCCATGCCGATTAATCTATCATGTCTTTGGCGCGTTCTGATGGGTTTTGGGGTTTCCGTTGCAGGGCGCGACGACGCCGGAGAAGTACGAGTAGTCGGCATACGATGGCGTGCTCAGGCACGACCGCTCTGGCTCACTGAAGGTATCCCTTCCTTGCCCTCTTTGCTGCGGCATGTGCGTTTGTGCATTTTCAACGGCCGTGGTGACTGACAATGGCGCCGGTGCATGCAGGGAGGCTCATCAAAGACACCGGGCAACGAGAGGATGAGAAGGGAGAGGTCAGAATCCTATGGGAGGAACATAACCATCGCCTACTTCGATCGCTTCTTCCCCCGGCGACGCATCAATGTAATCAATCACCGCACCGCCGCTGTAAAACAAATTTAGCCTCTCTGCTTCTTAGGAACGGGAGGATGATGTGGTTGTGTGCGTGCAGAGGACAACCATGCCATGGGTGGCGCGGCTCCTGTCCGTGGCCTGCGTCTCCGTGGCGACGAAGATGGAGTACTGCGTGCCGGCAATGTCGGAACTCGACACCGGCAGCGGCTACGAGTTCTGCTCCGCCTCCATCTGTCGGATGGAGCCGCTCGTGCTGTCAACCCTCGGTTGGCGCATGGCCGTTGTTACGCCCTTCCACTCCCTCCCCTGCTTCTCTGACCGACAcgacggccgcggcggcggcgggcatgaCCTCGCCCGCGTGGCCCTCAAGTCCATCGGCTTCATCTTTGCCACAACCAAAGGTTCATCTTCGTCCTACACACCTTCTTAACTGAACATGGATCTTTCTTGCATTTTTTCTGACCAATATGTGATGTGTTCATGCAGCCGGCAGTGTGCTGGATTACATGCCATCTACTGTGGCTGCGGCTGCAATCTTGGCTGCATCCTATGGAGCTCTACTGACCAAAGAAGCACTAGAGTCCATGAAACTCTATTTTTTAGATTACTAGGCatgactgcttcttcttggttgggtGCAGTCAAAATCCATGAcaacaagctagctagctagcaaccaTGTCCCTGGCCatgtccatatatatatatatatatatatatatatattgtagatCCATTGTATTTGCATGCTGCTATATTATGTCAAGTTGAGTGAAGCAAACATATCCTCGTGTGTATGTGTGTTGTCATCTCCTAATGCTCCTACCAGCTTTCTGGCTTTGGCAAATGATTTGACTCCTCTCACTTAGCCTAGGAGCAACACCATTGCTGATGAGAGTAGATCCTTTCCCTCAATAGATTAGCATCATTCCATTCTTACTCTGTAGTAGAATTGGTAGTGATAGAGTGGGTGAATATATGTGATGTAGAGATACACTAAGATCATGCAAAAATATATATTAGTTCTGCTAATGCTTACCAGTGAATTCAAGTCTGCTTATTTGAAGATCCAACACTTGTGCATACTGATTTGTGTCCTTTTGAGTGAATTGTGTTTTTAGACTGCAACTATGTGCTGTTGGTGAAGTGTTTTCTGAGTGAACTATAGGAACATTAGAAGGATATGATGTGGTTGTATCAGTTTTAGCATGATGATTCTCATCAACTTGCACCTGGTCATAGTCCAGTAAATGCATGGCAGTGTTTTGTTCAATTATATTATATAAGAGTGACTCGTGTAGTATAaattgtcatggtcaagtagctGCATACAGCTGCATGCCAATATCTCATAAGAGTGACTCGTGTAGTATGAATTGATAGTGTGATCTAAGTATCATGTGTGTAATTGTGTATGCTTATATGACATCTGGCACATTTCCTGTACCTACAATATAAATTTGTGAGCATAGCTTCTATTGTCAATGCAGAAAATTGTTCCTTGTAATGTACATACTCATACTGCATCTTTTGGATTGTTCATTTTTGTTTATCTTGTGCCGATGCTACTTAGTATGTACTCACATCTTCATGCTGGAAGGATAATACTGTAGGTAGACCATTTACTATTTTTTCATTTTTGAATATGGCTAACTCAGCTTCCCCCAATCTGCATATCTCTGTTCCGAGCATATTTTTTTTGCCATATCCATTTCACACCTGGCATCTGCCATTGTAACTTCATACTGATGTAACATGTGAATCTGTTGGTCCTACTTATTGTCTTTAAAGAAGTAAATGTACCTACCTATTTTTGTGCTATGTTATTATCTTTGATCAATATCAGTTGTGTCTCAGTATCAGTTGTGTCTCTCTTAAGAGACACTCCTACCTTTTCTGACTCGAGTTGTTAACAATTGTTCCATACTTCTGTTAGctaaaatatttttttaatttggtACTGCATGAGTTTTTACTACTGCTAACACAGAGTATTTGGTACTAGTAAAACAAGGATTTTGTATAGCTTTTACTACTGCTAACACACCGAGTATTTGCTACTAGTAAAACAGGGATTTTGTATGCACTGCTACCTGATGAGTGCTTTCTTTGTACTATTTCACCTTGGCATGCATATGTTTATTTCACCTTAGACGGAAATGAGTGTTATCAAGGAAATGGTTTTAGGTAAACCAGCACCTCTCATCAGTCTTTCTTACTCAGTGTTATCATCTGCTTGGTTTTAGGTGATGGACTCATTTCCTGTGGTGGTTCTGCTTGGGTTTTCCTGATGTTGTTTCGCGTTGGGTTCTGATTTGCTTTGCTGCTATTGTTTCTGTGGTGATGCAGACTTGTGGTGAAGAAGTGCAAGGCCAATAAAGACTCCAACAATCCCAAGTGTCGTGTTAGTCCTCATGTGAGCCCCAGATTTGATTTGTTGTTGTGGTTTGATTCACGTTATTTATGTGGCGTGGTGACGCGTCCTAATCGGGGCCCATTTTGGTTCTATTTTCGTAGGGACAGCTTCAGAAAGGACTCCAACATCAAGCAGGTCTCCATGGTAAGCATCTCGGTTCCCTTCGCTCCCACCCCTATCTCCTTGTTCTTATTCGAACTGGTGTTGTGATAGTTTTTCTTGCAAATCCCGTGTCCTAATTTGTGTTTAAATCATAGGTTTGCAAGGTCGATGGTGAGAAGTGGAAGTATCTTTTTTGATGTTGTAAGTTACCCGCTCCCCCATCCCCTCTCTATTACCGCTCTATTCAGTGTCGGTCTCTTCCGCCTGATCTCAGTGTTTGCTCAGTGATGCGATGAAATTTTGGCGGACTTTCTGTTGGTTTCCATGTTTCTGTGTCACTGCACCGCGTCATTTGGGTATTGTTTGACCCAGTTGGTCAGTGATATTTAGAATTTAGTTGCTATGCAATTGTTGATCTACTTCCTATTCTCAATTTGGTTGTTCAAATTTATGGTTTCTTGTGTTCAAATGTTTGTAGCCTTGTAGCCTTGTTAGAATCTGTATAGTCTGCTCATCAATTCAAACTACTGCTTGAATGTTACTTTCCAAATCCACCATGCCATTTCGCATGATTTGTTCAACGATTCTTCTTCTATTAATATTTAGTCCTATAATCTGTTGCCTTGCACCACACTAACATTTGCTCCATGATTCCCTAACTACTCAACATGTTATATGTTTTGAACATCTAAATTTTGTTTGTGTAGAGGGACTTGTGTTGCGGCACGCCAAGCAACAGCAAGGGGAGGGCATCTCTGAAATGTCACCGCTGTCGCTCATTGCTAGTGTCACCGATTGATGATGGATGGTTGTTGTTGGTTTAGCTCGTTGGTAGTACCTCCTTGTCCTTCAGgcggctgttgctgctgctggtagaAATGGTAGCTACAGTCCTGTTGTACACGTGGATGCTTGAATGTACATGTTTGCTGTTAGTATGTGTTTTAGCTCCTTGGTAGTACTTCCTGTGCTTGAATGTACCTACTGTTGTACATGTGGCTGTTTAAGGAATCTTTTTGTGTTGAAAGAAATAAAATTGTCAACCATTGCTGTTTAAGATACATGCTTGTTTGAATTCCCTCTATTTCACTATCGCTGGAACAATTTCGTTATGGAGGCCCAAAATTGAAATGGACTATAAAAAGTTTGAGGCCCAAAAAAGAAATGAACTGTAGAAGGCC
The sequence above is drawn from the Triticum aestivum cultivar Chinese Spring chromosome 7A, IWGSC CS RefSeq v2.1, whole genome shotgun sequence genome and encodes:
- the LOC123153425 gene encoding cyclin-D5-2-like yields the protein MPWVARLLSVACVSVATKMEYCVPAMSELDTGSGYEFCSASICRMEPLVLSTLGWRMAVVTPFHSLPCFSDRHDGRGGGGHDLARVALKSIGFIFATTKAGSVLDYMPSTVAAAAILAASYGALLTKEALELVVKKCKANKDSNNPKCRVSPHVSPRFDLLLWFDSRYLCGVVTRPNRGPFWFYFRRDSFRKDSNIKQVSMVCKVDEGLVLRHAKQQQGEGISEMSPLSLIASVTD